Proteins co-encoded in one Grus americana isolate bGruAme1 chromosome 12, bGruAme1.mat, whole genome shotgun sequence genomic window:
- the GPR174 gene encoding probable G-protein coupled receptor 174: MTNSSTCNETDLKPYYAITYTFILIPGLIGNTLALWVFYGYMKETKRAVIFMINLAIADLSQVLSLPLRIFYYLTGTWEFGGGLCMLCFYLKYVNMYASIYFLVCISVRRYLFLMHPFKFSDCKRICDVYISIIGWVVVCVGCLPFPLLRLHQDVKNTCFVDLPVKEVDLPISIAMMTIGELVGFITPLLIILYCSWKTILSLKEKNSASHDLGEKKKALKMILTCALVFLICFGPYHISFPLDFFVKTKKIKNRCVQKVISVFHVVALCLASLNSCVDPVIYYFTTDEFRRRLSRQDLQDSIQLHSLSYVRKHSRDVLREDTMDY, encoded by the coding sequence ATGACGAACAGTTCGACCTGCAATGAAACAGACCTCAAGCCCTACTATGCGATTACGTACACTTTCATCCTGATCCCTGGACTAATAGGAAACACATTAGCTTTGTGGGTCTTTTACGGGTACATGAAAGAGACTAAAAGGGCTGTAATATTTATGATCAATTTAGCCATTGCAGACTTATCGCAGGTTTTGTCCTTGCCCCTGAGGATTTTCTACTACTTGACCGGGACATGGGAATTTGGAGGAGGTCTCTGCATGCTTTGCTTCTACCTGAAGTATGTCAATATGTACGCAAGCATCTACTTCTTGGTTTGCATCAGTGTAAGACGATACTTGTTTCTTATGCACCCATTCAAATTCAGCGACTGCAAACGCATCTGTGATGTGTATATCAGCATCATTGGGTGGGTCGTGGTCTGCGTTGGCTGTTTGCCCTTCCCGCTTCTCAGACTTCACCAGGATGTTAAAAACACGTGTTTTGTGGATCTCCCCGTAAAGGAAGTTGACCTTCCCATCTCCATTGCAATGATGACAATAGGTGAATTGGTGGGGTTCATAACACCCCTACTCATCATCCTATACTGCTCCTGGAAAACTATCttatcattaaaagaaaaaaattctgcttcacATGACCtcggagagaaaaaaaaggctttaaagaTGATTCTCACCTGCGCTCTGGTATTTCTGATTTGCTTCGGACCTTATCATATCAGCTTTCCACTAGATTTCtttgtcaaaacaaaaaagattaaaaacaggTGTGTCCAGAAGGTGATCTCAGTATTTCACGTCGTAGCTTTGTGCCTTGCCAGCTTGAACTCCTGCGTGGACCCAGTCATCTACTACTTTACTACAGATGAGTTCAGAAGACGCCTTTCCAGGCAGGATTTGCAAGACAGCATTCAGCTCCACAGCCTTAGTTATGTGAGGAAGCACTCCAGGGATGTGCTCAGGGAGGACACCATGGATTACTAG
- the ITM2A gene encoding integral membrane protein 2A produces MVKIAFNSPFAQKDEPKKEAAEALVADKDPEVATHGGENSSGRCLLTLLGLAFILAGVVVGGACIYKYFMPKHKVYRGEMCYFENENRDRAVEPYFLPIAEEADIREDDNIAIIDVPVPKFSDSDPAAIVHDFDRLLTAYLDLQLGNCYVIPLNTSIVMPPRNLMDLFAKLATGSYLPQTYLVREEMVVTEEIDNVSDLGIFIYQLCVGKETFRLQRRDQITGLQKRSVENCHSIRHFENSFVVETKICQQ; encoded by the exons ATGGTGAAGATCGCCTTTAACTCTCCCTTCGCCCAGAAGGACGAGCCGAAGAAGGAGGCGGCCGAGGCGCTGGTGGCCGATAAG gatcCAGAAGTTGCCACACACGGAGGTGAAAACTCATCTGGAAGATGTCTGTTGACTCTGCTGGGTCTAGCGTTCATCTTGGCAGGAGTTGTTGTTGGTGGAGCCTGCATCTACAAGTACTTCATGCCTAAG CATAAGGTGTACCGTGGTGAAATGTGctactttgaaaatgaaaatcgTGATCGTGCAGTAGAACCTTATTTCCTCCCTATTGCTGAAGAAGCTGACATTCGAGAAGATGATAACATAGCCATCATTGACGTGCCTGTTCCAAAGTTCTCGGACAGTGATCCAGCAGCGATTGTTCATGACTTTGATAGG cttTTGACGGCGTATCTTGACTTGCAACTGGGTAACTGCTATGTGATTCCACTGAACACATCCATAGTTATGCCGCCGAGAAACTTGATGGATCTCTTCGCAAAGCTGGCG actGGCTCTTACTTGCCTCAGACCTACTTAGTCCGTGAAGAAATGGTGGTTACAGAGGAGATAGATAACGTGTCTGATTTGGGTATCTTCATCTACCAACTCTGTGTTGGAAAAGAGACGTTCAGACTTCAGCGCAGAGACCAGATAACGG GTCTGCAGAAACGTTCAGTGGAGAACTGTCATTCAATCAGACACTTTGAAAACTCTTTCGTTGTTGAAACAAAGATCTGTCAGCAGTGA